In Calothrix sp. PCC 7507, one DNA window encodes the following:
- a CDS encoding sensor histidine kinase — MQKSPWFFLIRMAISVFLAETLIMLMFLVLPKLPDLVETFLDATLLTLLITPALYFFFYHPLNNQMLECLLIEQELRHSEAYLKEQAQQLKQTMQKLQQAPQLLLSEKLSSLGRLVAGVAHEINNPVNFIHGNLIHVTNYAQSLLAIIDIYQQHYPQANLTIGALIEEYDLDFVVKDLPILLSSMQRGTERIQKIVLALRNFSRLDESQIKSVNIHDGIDSTLLLLQHRLKPETENIGIKIVKKYDDLPEVECYPGELNQAFMNIISNAIDFLTHESLNPAISNIKNHVSMITICTQALNQKWLRISIKDNGIGINNQIKSQLFEPFFTTKPLGEGIGLGLSISYQIIVHQHGGKLQCISAPGEGAEFIIEIPFCLDQK; from the coding sequence ATGCAAAAATCTCCTTGGTTTTTCTTGATCCGCATGGCCATCTCAGTATTCCTTGCTGAAACATTGATCATGCTCATGTTTCTGGTGTTGCCAAAATTGCCAGATTTGGTTGAGACATTTCTCGATGCCACTCTATTAACATTGCTGATTACACCGGCTTTATATTTTTTCTTTTATCATCCTTTGAATAACCAAATGTTAGAATGCTTATTAATAGAACAGGAATTAAGACATTCAGAAGCCTATTTAAAAGAACAAGCTCAACAGCTAAAACAGACTATGCAAAAGCTCCAACAAGCTCCCCAACTACTTTTATCTGAAAAATTGTCTAGCCTAGGACGGCTGGTTGCTGGTGTTGCTCATGAGATTAATAATCCTGTTAATTTTATTCACGGTAATCTCATCCATGTGACTAACTATGCACAATCTTTGTTAGCTATTATTGATATTTACCAACAACATTATCCTCAGGCTAATTTAACAATTGGCGCTTTAATTGAAGAATATGACCTTGATTTTGTGGTAAAGGATTTACCAATCCTCTTATCATCTATGCAAAGAGGAACAGAGCGTATTCAAAAGATTGTACTGGCATTGCGTAACTTTTCTCGCTTAGATGAATCACAAATAAAATCTGTTAATATCCATGATGGAATTGATAGCACTCTGTTACTGCTTCAGCATCGCCTAAAACCGGAAACAGAAAATATTGGTATTAAAATTGTCAAAAAATATGATGATTTACCAGAAGTAGAATGCTATCCAGGAGAGTTAAATCAAGCATTTATGAATATCATTAGTAACGCTATTGATTTCTTGACACATGAAAGCTTAAATCCTGCTATATCAAATATTAAAAATCACGTTAGTATGATTACAATTTGTACTCAAGCTCTCAATCAAAAATGGCTACGGATTAGTATTAAGGATAATGGTATAGGTATAAACAACCAGATCAAATCACAGCTATTTGAGCCTTTTTTTACAACTAAGCCATTAGGTGAGGGAATTGGACTAGGTTTATCAATCAGCTATCAAATTATTGTGCATCAGCATGGAGGCAAGTTGCAATGTATATCAGCACCTGGAGAGGGAGCAGAGTTTATCATTGAAATTCCATTTTGTTTGGATCAAAAATAA
- a CDS encoding pentapeptide repeat-containing protein encodes MSELERYYRVLELEPGATLEEVNQAYKDLVFVWHPDRIPNENLRLKQKAQDKLKAINEARDRLRSSKVQHQATAYSPPHYQQQPPETTYQPAQKHPDLSGKDFSRANLSNKDLSGRNLSFANLSGANLSDTFMHKVNLRGADLSEANLFRANLLLADMREANLRSANLIGADLSGADLRGADLTGARIRSGDRLLVKLIGANLAGAIMPDGAIHR; translated from the coding sequence ATGAGCGAGCTGGAGCGGTATTATAGAGTCTTAGAATTAGAGCCAGGAGCAACACTTGAGGAAGTGAATCAGGCATACAAAGATTTAGTTTTTGTATGGCATCCTGATCGAATTCCCAACGAGAATCTCCGTTTAAAACAAAAAGCACAAGATAAACTCAAAGCAATTAATGAAGCTCGTGATAGATTACGCTCTTCAAAAGTTCAGCATCAAGCTACAGCTTACTCACCACCACATTACCAGCAACAGCCACCAGAAACTACCTATCAACCAGCACAAAAACACCCAGATTTAAGTGGTAAAGATTTTAGTCGAGCCAATTTAAGCAACAAAGATTTATCTGGCAGAAACTTGAGTTTTGCTAACTTGAGTGGTGCAAATCTCAGTGATACTTTTATGCACAAAGTTAATCTGAGAGGTGCAGATTTATCTGAGGCGAATTTGTTTAGGGCAAACTTACTTTTAGCCGATATGCGGGAAGCCAATTTACGCTCGGCTAACTTGATTGGTGCTGATCTGAGTGGTGCTGATTTGCGGGGAGCAGATTTAACAGGAGCGAGGATTCGTTCAGGCGATCGCTTGCTTGTTAAACTGATTGGAGCCAACTTAGCTGGAGCTATCATGCCTGATGGTGCAATTCATCGTTAA
- the aroF gene encoding 3-deoxy-7-phosphoheptulonate synthase yields the protein MINAKLAAQSHPSHQTIVKLTEKVAFGGEELVIIGGPCTVESLEQMETVAQKLSAAPLQALRGGVYKPRTSPYAFQGMGEEGLEILADVRSRYNIPVVTEVMSISQIEVVAAHADMLQIGSRNMQNFDLLKALGQAGKPILLKRGLAATIEEFVMAAEYILSHGNPDVVLCERGIRSFDNYTRNVLDLGAVAALKQITHLPVIVDPSHAVGKRELVAPMAKAAIACGADGLIIECHPEPEKSVSDARQALSLEDMVNLVDSLKPVAAAVGRNISEAIGVGLKPAPIYWAA from the coding sequence ATGATTAATGCTAAACTCGCTGCCCAATCTCATCCCAGTCACCAAACAATTGTCAAACTGACGGAAAAAGTTGCTTTCGGTGGTGAAGAATTGGTAATTATTGGTGGCCCTTGCACAGTTGAAAGCTTAGAACAAATGGAGACAGTCGCCCAGAAGCTATCTGCAGCACCCCTGCAGGCGTTGCGCGGTGGTGTTTACAAACCTCGTACTTCTCCCTATGCTTTCCAAGGAATGGGAGAGGAAGGACTAGAAATTTTGGCAGATGTGCGATCGCGTTACAATATCCCCGTAGTGACTGAAGTCATGTCAATTTCCCAAATTGAAGTAGTCGCCGCCCATGCTGATATGTTGCAAATTGGTAGCCGCAATATGCAAAACTTCGACTTACTCAAAGCTTTAGGACAAGCTGGTAAGCCGATATTACTCAAGCGTGGCTTGGCGGCGACAATTGAAGAATTCGTTATGGCAGCCGAATATATTTTGAGTCACGGTAATCCAGATGTGGTGCTGTGTGAACGGGGTATCCGCAGCTTCGATAATTACACCCGCAACGTCTTGGATTTAGGCGCAGTTGCTGCCCTCAAGCAGATAACTCACTTACCTGTGATTGTAGATCCATCTCATGCCGTCGGTAAACGGGAATTAGTAGCACCGATGGCAAAAGCCGCCATTGCTTGTGGGGCAGATGGGTTAATCATTGAGTGTCACCCAGAACCAGAAAAATCTGTTTCTGATGCCCGTCAAGCACTGTCTTTAGAAGATATGGTGAACTTGGTTGATAGTTTAAAACCTGTAGCTGCAGCAGTTGGACGAAATATATCAGAAGCAATAGGGGTGGGTTTAAAACCTGCCCCTATTTATTGGGCTGCTTAA